The following proteins are co-located in the Geomonas agri genome:
- the rplD gene encoding 50S ribosomal protein L4: protein MAKLDVFDIKKAKVGEIEVSDAVFNDDVREYLIHEAVKIQLANRRQGTVAVKNRAAVSGSGKKPFKQKGTGQARQGCARAPQYPGGGVAFGPQPKTYNLSMNKKARKAALRSALSMLYKKEAITVLNSFELPSIKTKAFVEVLNAFNLDKTLVITDTANLVLELSARNVKNVKVLGPEGLNIFDIMKYQSVVFTEAAVRRVEGALQS, encoded by the coding sequence ATGGCAAAGTTAGACGTATTTGACATCAAAAAAGCAAAGGTCGGTGAGATCGAAGTCTCCGACGCCGTCTTCAACGACGACGTGCGCGAGTACCTGATCCACGAGGCCGTCAAGATCCAGCTCGCTAACCGCAGGCAGGGTACCGTAGCGGTCAAGAACCGCGCCGCGGTTTCCGGTTCCGGCAAGAAGCCGTTCAAGCAGAAAGGCACCGGCCAGGCCCGTCAGGGTTGCGCCAGGGCGCCCCAGTATCCGGGCGGCGGCGTGGCTTTCGGGCCGCAGCCGAAAACCTACAACCTCTCCATGAACAAGAAGGCGAGGAAAGCCGCTCTCAGAAGCGCACTCTCCATGCTCTATAAGAAAGAGGCGATCACTGTACTGAACAGCTTTGAGCTTCCTTCTATCAAGACAAAGGCATTTGTAGAGGTACTAAATGCTTTTAACCTTGACAAGACGCTCGTTATCACAGATACTGCGAATCTTGTTTTGGAGCTTTCCGCCCGCAATGTGAAAAACGTCAAGGTGCTGGGCCCGGAAGGTCTCAACATTTTCGACATCATGAAATACCAGAGCGTCGTCTTTACCGAGGCCGCCGTTCGTCGTGTTGAAGGAGCATTACAGTCATGA
- the rplC gene encoding 50S ribosomal protein L3, whose protein sequence is MNKGLIGKKLGMTQIFAEDGRRIAVTVVEAGPCVVLQKKTVEKDGYSAIQVGFGAKDASKANAAQVGHCKGAGAGVFTTYRELRMDDTSAYNVGDVIEAGVFAEGDLVDVTGTSIGKGFAGVIKRWGFKGGRSSHGSRFHRAPGSIGCSATPSRVFKNKKMPGQLGNEKVTVQRLKVVRVDAADNLILLGGAIPGSANGVVLIKDSVKATR, encoded by the coding sequence ATGAATAAGGGATTGATTGGGAAAAAACTGGGCATGACCCAGATATTTGCCGAGGACGGCAGGCGCATCGCCGTGACCGTCGTCGAGGCTGGGCCGTGCGTCGTCCTGCAGAAGAAGACCGTTGAGAAGGACGGCTACAGCGCCATCCAGGTCGGTTTCGGTGCGAAGGACGCCTCCAAGGCCAACGCGGCCCAGGTGGGCCACTGCAAGGGCGCTGGCGCTGGCGTGTTCACCACCTACCGCGAACTGCGCATGGACGACACCAGCGCATACAACGTGGGCGACGTGATCGAAGCCGGTGTGTTCGCAGAGGGCGACTTGGTTGACGTGACCGGCACCTCCATCGGTAAGGGTTTCGCCGGCGTTATCAAGCGTTGGGGCTTCAAAGGCGGTCGGTCGAGCCACGGCTCCCGTTTCCACCGCGCTCCGGGCTCCATCGGCTGCTCCGCGACCCCCTCCAGGGTTTTCAAGAACAAGAAGATGCCGGGCCAGCTCGGTAACGAGAAGGTGACCGTGCAGCGCCTGAAAGTTGTGCGCGTGGACGCTGCTGACAATCTGATTCTGCTCGGTGGAGCGATCCCCGGTTCCGCCAACGGCGTGGTCCTGATCAAGGACTCCGTCAAGGCGACGAGATAA
- the rpsJ gene encoding 30S ribosomal protein S10, protein MPSQKIRIRLKAYDHKLLDTSVGEIVDTAKRTGARVAGPIPLPTVINKYCVLRGPHVDKKSREQFEIRTHKRLIDILEPTQQTVDALMKLDLSAGVDVEIKL, encoded by the coding sequence ATGCCTAGTCAGAAAATTAGAATCCGCTTGAAAGCATACGACCACAAGCTCCTTGATACTTCCGTTGGCGAGATCGTCGACACCGCTAAGAGGACCGGCGCACGCGTTGCCGGCCCGATTCCGCTGCCGACCGTCATCAACAAGTACTGCGTGCTGCGTGGACCGCACGTCGACAAGAAGTCGCGCGAGCAGTTCGAAATCAGGACCCATAAGCGCCTGATCGACATTCTCGAGCCGACTCAGCAGACTGTCGACGCTCTGATGAAACTCGACCTCTCCGCTGGTGTGGACGTCGAGATCAAGCTTTAA